ACAATTTTTTTAAACCATGGAAATAGGAACGACTGATCATTGTAGTTTGGCTTGACTTATTAtattttctctttctctttttattttatgaTTGATTTGATTTTACTCAAAGTAAATTCATCCTTGTCAAAAGAAAAAGTGTAATACTTCTATATGTTTCCCTTCATTTACTATGTTGTAGTTTTCTATAAATATTGACCACCGTTTTTATGTATACAAATAGAGAATACTATAAGATGGCAGGAAAACTAAAAACAGAGGCCGAGCTACATCTAGACATTTATTTTTAAATACACAAAATTTGTATTTCAGAATATCAAAAAAATCTTAAACAAAATTCTAGGGGTATAGATAATGATGTATATTACAAACATGTAAAATCTTCGTACGAGCTATTTtatattctaggctacacaaaatGACAAAATTGGACAAAGACAAAATTTGACAAACAGTGATTAGTGCATATTTCAAACACTATCTAATTTGTCAgttattttcatttttgtgtgTAGAATATAAAGTATTTTGTATTGAGATTTACGGGATCAGTATACATCATTGGATACCCCTAGATTTTTGTTTCTGATTTTTGAAACTTTGAGATTCGAATTTTATTTGTTTGAAAATAAAAAGCTACATGTAGCTCAACCTCCATTTGTTCACTCTCGGGCAAAGATGGCATCATTTTATAATTTTACACTATTATAAGTTAGCACCATAATTTGATGATCGTCGTGAGATCCTTGTGTTTTCCTCCCAAATTAAATTTAGATTATTAGATAATTCCTATCTTTATGCCTTATGATTGTTTTGGATTGTTCTTATCCCCGAACCCAAATGGGTGACTTAAATCACATGGAATGTTTCTGACGTGGCACCGTCCGTTAGTGCGGGATTCCGTCAAATTATTTTGCCGTGTTCCGGGGTGGAAGGCACACGGCAAAGGCAACGCCGTGTTCCGGGAAGAAAGGCACACGGCAAAGGTGCTTTGTCGTGCCGTTTTTCTCCGTGTGGCCTTTGCCGTGCTCCGCCACACGGCAAAGGCATCACCGTGTTCTGAAACAACTTTGCCGTGTATATTTCCAACACGACAAAGCCCTGTTTTCCCGTAGCGACCAGTAGATGTTGTTGCGTTAAATTTACAATATATAGAAAACGGTGACAAATCTTTTTGTGCTATTTCACATTACTGATCAAAACAGTATTGTACAACATAACATCGAAGTCTGGGAAACACGCGGCTTACTATTTTTCAAGTCGACATACTTATTTTTAGTATACGGTTGTTGGACATGAAATTTGATCTCGCTAATGCTCGAATATGAATGATGCAAATAGGTTCCTCATTATGATTGATGATGTATGGACAGTAGCAGCGTGGGATGCAATCCATTCCAAGTTTCCAAACAACAAATGCGGCAGCAGAATCATTGTAACTACTCGGATAGAGACTGTGGCCAAAGAATGCAGTGATCCAAGTGCTGACGAGTATTACATCTACCGCATGCAGCCACTCAATCCAGAATACTCTCGGAAGTTGTTCCTCTGTAGAGCATTTGGCACCATGGCTGCTCCTCCTCATGAACAACTTGAAGTTACAATGGACAACATTCTGAAGAAGTGTGCTGGGCTACCTTTGGCCATTGTTAGCATAGCCAGCCTCTTGGCTAGCTATAAATATCCAGAGAGGAAAGATATGTGGGAAACCATTTGCAAATCAATTGGTTCGCAGATGGAGAGCAACCCTACCCTCGAGGGGATGGGGCAAATACTCACACTCAGTTACAACCACCTGCCTTATCACCTCAAGGCTTGCATGATGTATCTTAGCCTTTTCCCAGAGGACTATGAAATCAACAAAAATAGGCTCTTGTACAGATGGGTCGCTGAAGGATTGGTTGAGGATAAGCGGGGATTGACTTTGTTGGAGGTTGCAAAATCCTACTTTGATGAGCTGGTGAGTAGGAGCATGATTATTCCAGCATCCTCTTGGGGGTACGCTGGAAGGATTGAGGTGTGTCGGGTGCATGACATGATGCTTGAGGTCATGGTGTCGAAATCCCTGGAGGCTAACTTCGTTAGCCTAGTAGGTGGGCACTATGACGGGATGTTTTATGACAGGGTTCGTCGCCTTTCCATCCAAGGGATAGAACATGAGAGGAGGCATAGCATGGAGCGGATGGACATGCAACATGTCCGATCGCTGAGCATGTTTGAGCTCAATGGGAAGAATTTATTTGATCGCTTGAGGGAGTTCACCCTGCTGAGGGTACTTGATCTTGAAGGCTGCCAAGGCCTTGAAAACAAGCATGTGTTGGTTATTTGCCAGATGTACCTCCTAAAGTTCCTAAGCTTAAAGGGTACCGATATCAGTGTGATGCCTAATAAAGTCGGTGAGCTAGAGCACTTGCAAGTTCTTGATGTGCGTGACACAAACCTTCACGAGCTGCCAGAAACAGTGAGAACGCTAGAGAAAGTTGAGCGCATGGATTTGTCCCACAGGAAAAAATGGATGATTTGGTGGACGCTTCCCAAGGGGCTCTCTAAAATGAAGGCGTTGCGCGAGGTGGCGCGTGCAGAGATAGATAATGTTGATGTTGCTCGAGAGTTTGGTGAACTAGGACAACTGCGTCACATATTCTTGTTTGTTAACGACCACATGCATGTTGACAAAAAAGGCGATCCGAAGATTCTCCGAGAGGTTGCCCTCTCCCTGAGCAAGTTATACTCCCTTCGGTTTCTTGGCATTGGACGCTTAGGGACCTGCGAAGGCAAACTGGATTTTCTCGATAGACTGCCCTCGCCGCCACGGCTCCTTCGGTACCTTTTCATCGATGGAGAAATCACAAAATTGCCACACTGGGTGAGCACACTATCACATCTTACCTTCTTTGGAGGTGTTTGGATAAACTTAAGCGGTGACCACATATTCGGCATCCTCTGTAAGCTGCCCAGTCTACAGAACATCAAGCTGTGGCGGGCTTGCATCCGTGATAGTACACTTGTTCTACGTAGTACCCACCGGTTGCCAGTGTTGAGGGCCCTTTCTTTGTGTTCAACCTATTGCTTCTACCCTGAAGTGATCCAGTTCGAGAGAGGATGCATGGATAGACTCGAGGAGCTTTCGGTGACATTTCATGAGGGTAGAGGGAGGAGAATTGTTGGCATCGAGCACTTGAAAAACCTTAAACAGGTGCAGCTTACTGGTAAGAGAAACAACGATTCACTGATCCTTGCACAGGAGAAGCTCAGGTCCGAGAGTAACAGACGCCCCAAGGCCAATCAGTTTAAGGTTATTGTGAGATACGAGTAATCACTCTCCTGTGAGTTGCATGCTCTTGTCATGCATGTTTGTTTTACTGCTATGTTGTTGTCTCTGTAGAGTCGTTTCTGTACGTTTTATTTTATTACAACAACGTTTCTCATgttataataaataaataaagctcGAGTGCTCGATATTATCAGGTTTTTTGTCCCATAGTTTACAATCCATTGGGATCCAGTGTACACACTGGGTTTTCCTGGTATACACTGTGATGGATATGTCCACGGCGTGTGCTACAAGGGTAGCATTTGAGAGTTGCGGAGCTAGGGAAATGCAGCCATTTACGGATCGAGATTGCACGAAGACCAGGGTTTACCCATGTTCAGCCCTTCAAGAGAACAGAAGGCCTACTTCCTGCTATCTGTATTGATTGGAGAGTTACAATGGGGTCCTGCAAGTCGGCTATGGTGACTCGCAAGGTAGTATGAAGGTGGAATCGTCGGTCTAGGGTTCCATGCCGCGTGTTTATATGAGCACCCTCGGTTAGGGTTTAAAGTGTACGAGCCTGTTAGCGACTCACAAGCCTAATGGGCCATCTAGCTATTCTCCTAGGCTACCTCCAGATCCAGCCGGCCCAGGCGAGTTAAGTCAGGCCCCTGGCCCTGGCCCTGTCGCCCAAGCGAGTCCTTCTGGTCATAGACCATGTGGGCTATATCTCCATCAGTAGTCCTTGAGTGCGTCATGGAGTCGTCATAGGATTCGGGCGTCGGGCACTGCTTGAGAGTCCCGCGAAGGGAGCCATCGTCGACTCCAGGTGATGCTCTGTTGCACACCCCCGAATCGAGGGAGGGGTCGTACTTCTGGACGTCTCATGGAGCCTTGAATCCCTTGGGATAAGGTTCGCCCCTGATGTCCAGGCATTCCATCGTCAGGTATTTTCCAGATGATACACTTGTTTTGAGCTACCTTTGAGTCGCCATTGCCCACTTAATTATTGCATCCTGCATATGTCGCTTCGACGGAAACATGGCCCCAACGGCAATATTGTTCTGGTGATATTCCTAGTTAGAATCATGGCCATCGTTGACTGTCATTGCAGACGTAAAGTCTTGATTCCATCTGCCAGGATTAGGCACCTCCTCCTCACCATCAGACTCATCGGAATCATCAGCATCACTTTCACCTTCTGTATCTTTCTCTTCCATCTGGTTCTGCATGTATCCATTTTCTTCGTCACCATCAACATCACCGCCTTCTCCTATGTAGCCATCAGCCTGACCACTATAATTATCTTCCTCATGGCTACTCTGTCTAGGCTCgtaaccaccgccaccgccatgtaattGACTGCTCTAGCCTGATTCGTAACCACCTCCTGCACTGTAACCTCCTTCAGGAGGCGCTACCTCCTTCGCCACCGGAAGAACTAAGGCGACAGGGTTAGTTCCTCTCCTCTCAGACCCTTTTAACCAGCTCACCCACTTTGAGGTATCATCTACATGCCTCAGATACCAGAAAATATTTGATAATGACTTAGTCCacaatgcatgcacacccacTGTGTGCACTTCAGGATTAAGCCTGAAACATTCTGTCAACCAGTCCTTCACCTGCTCAATTGTCTATGTTCTAGGGGCAGTCAAATCCATCTCTACCGATTTGAACTCACTCAGATCAACTCCCGTCTCATTTGATCGGATACTACCCAAACCATAGTAAAATACTATCTTCACTATATCCGTCATCTTTGCTGACCTAAATTTTTTTTCGTTCGCGTCAACAAATGTAACTACAACACAGCACAGAAATACACTAACACGTACAACAACTAGCATAAACCTACACAGTTAACACTAATatgcaaagattagggtttacccttgTAGCGTGAGCACCCTCTCCAACAGCAGCAGCGCCAACAGCACGCAGCAGCTCAGCACCAGCACCAACCCGCAGCTGCAGCTCAGCCCCTTACACCACCACCAACCTCCACCACTTCATCACCATTGCTGCTAAACAGCACCACCAATCGCCTCCAAATCCTAACCCATCTGTAGATCAGACTTCCCTCAACTAATAGCAGCAAAATGGTGAAGTTCTGCTGGATAAATCAGTGGGAATCTGAGAAAATGGTGAAGTTTTTGCGAGTTGTTCTTGCTGCTCCGTCGAACagggaagagatgaaggaaggaggaagaagaaaggccAGCGGCCGGGGGAGCGTCTGCGGGTCGGCAGGTCATGCCATGCTGGTGGTGGCCGACAGGGGGCTGTCGGCTGCTCGGCCTGCGCTGCCACCTGCAGTCGGCCAGTAGttgggcctgccgaataaggtacccggGAATAATTGAAGGCCCACAACCCGAAGTGTATGAAATCCAGAAGCCCAATAAATGTCGGTATGGAAGatagagatagattaggaatagTCTTGTAATAATACGGGACGGACTTAAacagtctcccggactttgtaacttgtacgatacgaaagcctcggctccaactcctatataagggggagtcgagggagaaagaaaggatcggatcattgtcaacacaaacccaagtttttcatagtcgagcaccttttcggctgaaccttcgagatctacttgccctctactttctacgaaaccctaagtctacaatttgtaggcattgacaagttaatcccttgtcaattggcgccgtctgtgggaattagaggctgcaaggaggtgatctcgatggcatcgtcaacatcatcgtcaacatcatcgacagcgagcaacgcgatggacggaggtaaacggaTCCGCTCCGATCTCGAcgcttttgttcctcaccctcccgcccatttgcatgcatatgccgatctggaggagtcGACGAGGATGACATTCGGGAGCTTCCACTTCCTCGTGGGGAGAGAAGGATCGCACCGTCTCGCGGCACCGATTTTTTCGGGACCGTTAGCGGCTGGTTCTAATTTCTCGGGATCATCAACATCAATCgactcaggcgacgaggagatttcgccgcCAAGCTTCATCAAGCCCACCATCGGCGTGGAACTCGCCGATCTACTCGGTGACATGACTTTCGGGTCATTCACGGACTCCGATCTGGGCAGCGACTCCGACAGCATCGAcaacttcgacttcatcgacaaatctacttctatcagggaggtcttcgccgatctatatgaCGGTATCACCGATCCTGAGGATGAAGAAAACAGAGCTACAATATATCATCAAGTCTGTGCAATCGGCGAGTCAAGCCGTGCAGAAGACGaagcgtcagaggctttcgatgatgtgggcaatccatacatcgatcccgcagatctcacgcGCGGATTAGGAAACAAGTACGCTGGGACCACGCCACGAGAAAAAGTGTGACTGCCGCAAGAAGCCTGGGATAGGGCTCAGAGAGCCATGAGCGGTGCAGAGCCGATGACCACCACGGCTTCACCAGAagcgttgcaagcatatcaatataaactCGCTCGTGCTGCGCGAGAACTACAAAAACAACAAAAGATACTCGACGGGAGAAGTGCtgcagcttctgcgtcaagtgCGTGCAGGGCCAacctgagtcgacaatcaggaacttcgggagatagtcacagggaCGCCCGCGCAAGAGCAAGATCTCGATTAGCCAACGTGCCGGAGGACGAAAGAGAGAAtctgatccaaaacct
This Lolium perenne isolate Kyuss_39 chromosome 1, Kyuss_2.0, whole genome shotgun sequence DNA region includes the following protein-coding sequences:
- the LOC127341941 gene encoding disease resistance protein Pik-2-like, which encodes MDSTAQTILSNVGQLVGKEFQKLRAIGGEIEELRDELSTMHALLRMQTEAEDGAVDHFIREWMRQVRELTYDAEDCVDLYIFRIRSRPRDRFLLWSKRLVATLFPRHRLAGNIKALHERAVSISDRHARYGVGREALRRSPSTALTMAASSAARGIRSTDHTGQIVGMEDQANALAEKVKAGVYENGAERDMKLKVFSIVGFGGLGKTTLAMEVCRQLEVVFYRQAQVSVSQMFNMGEDLKELLKRVLQQMFKREAGNEEGNKENDPLAGIDMMDADQLGSKLKALLNNKRFLIMIDDVWTVAAWDAIHSKFPNNKCGSRIIVTTRIETVAKECSDPSADEYYIYRMQPLNPEYSRKLFLCRAFGTMAAPPHEQLEVTMDNILKKCAGLPLAIVSIASLLASYKYPERKDMWETICKSIGSQMESNPTLEGMGQILTLSYNHLPYHLKACMMYLSLFPEDYEINKNRLLYRWVAEGLVEDKRGLTLLEVAKSYFDELVSRSMIIPASSWGYAGRIEVCRVHDMMLEVMVSKSLEANFVSLVGGHYDGMFYDRVRRLSIQGIEHERRHSMERMDMQHVRSLSMFELNGKNLFDRLREFTLLRVLDLEGCQGLENKHVLVICQMYLLKFLSLKGTDISVMPNKVGELEHLQVLDVRDTNLHELPETVRTLEKVERMDLSHRKKWMIWWTLPKGLSKMKALREVARAEIDNVDVAREFGELGQLRHIFLFVNDHMHVDKKGDPKILREVALSLSKLYSLRFLGIGRLGTCEGKLDFLDRLPSPPRLLRYLFIDGEITKLPHWVSTLSHLTFFGGVWINLSGDHIFGILCKLPSLQNIKLWRACIRDSTLVLRSTHRLPVLRALSLCSTYCFYPEVIQFERGCMDRLEELSVTFHEGRGRRIVGIEHLKNLKQVQLTGKRNNDSLILAQEKLRSESNRRPKANQFKVIVRYE